The DNA segment AACGAATCCTAGAAGAAATCAAAAAACAGGAGCCCGGTGCGGTGCTTTCCCTTGGGCTCGCGGCAGGGCGGTCAACGATCACTCCGGAGCGAATCGCTATCAATTGCCGCGATGGCGCGCCGGACAATAATGGCGTCGTGCTGAATGATGCTTCCATCATCGAGGATGGTCCGGATGGTTATTTTTCCACACTGCCAATAAGACAATTCGTCAATAAGCTCAATGAAAGTGGTTATCCGGCAAAGATATCAAATACTGCCGGGACGTATCTTTGTAACAATGTCATGTATGTGGTGTTGCATGAAGTGAAGGATAGGCCGGTGGGATTTGTTCATATACCAGCGTCGCATGAATTGGTGCTGAGTGGAAAAAAAGAGATGCCGTCATGGTCAGATCGGGATCTATTAGAGGCAGTTAAGGTCATGATTGGCACTTTAGAATAATATTTTTT comes from the Neobacillus sp. PS2-9 genome and includes:
- a CDS encoding pyroglutamyl-peptidase I; the protein is MKTLLLTGFEPFLEFPINPTEKIVKELDGACIGGYQIKGLLLPVEYREAGERILEEIKKQEPGAVLSLGLAAGRSTITPERIAINCRDGAPDNNGVVLNDASIIEDGPDGYFSTLPIRQFVNKLNESGYPAKISNTAGTYLCNNVMYVVLHEVKDRPVGFVHIPASHELVLSGKKEMPSWSDRDLLEAVKVMIGTLE